A genomic region of Arachis hypogaea cultivar Tifrunner chromosome 5, arahy.Tifrunner.gnm2.J5K5, whole genome shotgun sequence contains the following coding sequences:
- the LOC112801022 gene encoding uncharacterized protein, whose protein sequence is MGETSASNDGLQASVSLGRFENDSLSWERWSSFSPNKYMEEVEKCATPGSVAQKKAYFEAHYKKIAARKAELLAQEKQNEDQNGMHITGENSGAGAVFDVFNKPGYVEVVKIESSSVDEISRSYIVSRDYVSSSAKAENEELKTGSHSSQLTDKPEEVVSTKQEDSIDVEVEDVKEISHVVYKVKETGNAAEVEVKELTLDHTKNVEAKHLTLDHPREYKVTPIKRESNVAKTKKTSMQPTPKISQISTPRSSSSKPTLIQTKLPAPSSSTKNADSPSLSRKQIISSGQSRKVANKSLHMSMSLGLSNHDPAPHSTVGKSLIMQKMGDKDIVRRAFKTFQNNYNQPNYSGEDRSLVKRQVPARGTRPKVSTSTAPQKENGQPTKVESIDRRSADSVRATSVLRRDVRAEKGKESFRKIEEKSNTKMVVERTHLQPKIKEEKEAEIKKIKPNFKAYTSTSILARTKSVKDKESFRKG, encoded by the exons ATGGGAGAAACATCAGCTTCCAATGATGGCTTGCAAGCTTCTGTTTCATTGGGTAGATTTGAGAATGATTCATTGTCTTGGGAGAGATGGTCTTCTTTCTCTCCAAACAAGTACATGGAGGAGGTTGAGAAGTGTGCCACACCTGGATCAGTGGCACAGAAAAAAGCCTACTTTGAAGCTCATTACAAGAAGATTGCTGCCCGCAAAGCCGAATTGCTTGCACAAGAGAAGCAAAATGAAGATCAAAATGGTATGCATATCACTGGCGAAAATTCCGGTGCTGGTGCAGTCTTTGATGTATTCAACAAACCAGGTTATGTTGAAGTGGTTAAGATAGAATCTAGTTCTGTTGATGAGATTAGTAGGAGCTACATAGTTTCTAGAGATTATGTAAGTTCTTCAGCTAAGGCAGAGAATGAAGAACTGAAAACCGGATCACATAGTTCGCAGTTGACAGATAAGCCTGAAGAAGTTGTCAGCACGAAACAAGAAGATAGTATTGATGTTGAAGTTGAAGATGTGAAGGAAATTTCGCATGTCGTGTACAAGGTCAAGGAGACAGGAAATGCCGCAGAAGTTGAAGTAAAAGAACTGACACTGGATCATACTAAGAATGTTGAAGCAAAGCATCTGACATTGGATCATCCTAGGGAATATAAG GTTACCCCCATAAAAAGGGAAAGCAATGTGGCCAAGACAAAGAAGACATCAATGCAACCTACACCTAAGATATCCCAAATTTCAACACCAAGAAGTTCAAGTTCAAAGCCTACATTAATTCAAACAAAGCTACCAGCACCCAGTTCTTCTACTAAAAATGCAGATTCTCCATCTTTATCAAGGAAGCAAATTATTTCAAGTGGCCAGAGCAGAAAAGTTGCTAACAAATCCCTGCACATGTCCATGAGCTTGGGACTAAGTAATCATGATCCGGCTCCTCATAGTACAGTGGGGAAATctttaattatgcagaaaatgGGAGATAAGGACATAGTGAGACGAGCATTTAAGACATTCCAGAACAATTACAACCAGCCAAATTATTCTGGTGAAGACAGATCCTTGGTGAAAAGACAG GTTCCTGCAAGGGGGACAAGGCCAAAGGTTTCTACCTCTACAGCTCCGCAGAAAGAAAATGGACA GCCAACAAAGGTTGAGAGTATTGATAGAAGAAGTGCAGATTCTGTACGAGCTACTTCAGTTCTGAGAAGAGATGTTAGAGCGGAGAAAGGGAAAGAG TCCTTTAGAAAAATAGAGGAAAAATCGAATACAAAAATGGTGGTAGAAAGAACACATCTTCAACCAAAAATAAAG GAGGAAAAAGAGGCAGAGATCAAAAAGATAAAACCTAATTTCAAGGCTTACACCTCTACCAGCATATTGGCCAGGACAAAAAGTGTCAAAGACAAAGAGTCATTCAGAAAAG GTTGA
- the LOC112801021 gene encoding formin-like protein 4, which translates to MDKLSIIIKGKNRRRRRRRRKSALKFLVLGFRKPCDECNLIHASFSNVMALKNAVLLLSLLFVSHIFLIQTCYSQTNFNPQNIETFYPIETAEEPSLPTINPEESPPSPSPSSNSKVAKAVAATAACTLAVCGIVFFLGLRCFRAKKRIDITNTTTTTMASSATHRDHRNVVVPLPQPQPQPQVSVYERMEGNIKGLIVDENGLDVVFWKRLQDGKNSKEVLGKSHKNKENDHEGYYDQRTQPESNVQETPLLRGLSSNSSHLNIFPVEPYTIMKIPPPHPPPPINGFDKLDFVSHSQPKPPSISSSSTPTPLSPSTPRIQDRKSSAPTLPPPPPPPPPIPKSQAVPPPCPPPVPERKSQAPPPQPPPLPPITGRKSQAPPPPPPPIPSRKGPPKGGNPKSSSKPTPTPIEAPSYSRKGKSKDEDMQETSNRQVKLKPLHWDKVNANLDHSMVWDKIDRGSFRVDDDLMEALFGYVVNHNTPKANDSGSPSKGSSASAPSTKASTLLDPRKSQNTAIVLKSLAISRKEVFDALLDGHGLNTDTIEKLSRVAPTEEEQSLILQYRGDPENLPAAESFLYHTLKAVPSAFKRLNAMLFRLNYDAEIVEIKEFLQTLELGCKELRNQGVFLKLLEAVLKAGNRMNAGTHRGNAQAFNLASLRKLSDVKSTDGKTTLLHFVVEEVVRSEGKRAVLNRDYSVSRSSSRSRSSSSISSGNTENSVSDEQRKREYIILGLPIVGGVSSEFSNVKKATLTDYKSFVGSISALSARIAEIRELVLKCGGNDKGGNFAREMNRFLSEAEEEVKLVSEEHGRVMQLVKKTTAYYQGGGAWKESEQPLQLFEIVKDFLGMVDQACIEIARNMQKRKCTK; encoded by the exons ATGGACAAACTTTCAATTATAATCAAGGGAaagaacagaagaagaagaagaagaagaagaaaaagtgcaTTAAAATTTCTTGTCTTAGGATTTAGAAAACCGTGTGATGAATGTAATCTAATCCATGCTTCATTCTCTAATGTTATGGCTCTGAAGAATGCTGTGCTTCTTCTGAGCCTTCTCTTTGTTTCACATATTTTTTTGATACAAACATGTTATTCCCAAACCAATTTTAATCCTCAGAACATTGAAACTTTCTATCCAATTGAAACAGCAGAAGAACCATCATTACCAACAATAAATCCGGAAGAATCACCGCCATCTCCATCACCATCATCAAACAGTAAAGTAGCAAAGGCTGTAGCTGCAACTGCAGCATGCACACTAGCTGTTTGTGGAATTGTGTTCTTCTTAGGTCTAAGGTGCTTCAGAGCAAAGAAGAGAATTGACATAACCAACACTACTACAACAACCATGGCTTCTTCTGCAACACATAGAGATCATAGGAATGTTGTGGTGCCTCTGCCTCAGCCTCAACCTCAACCTCAGGTGAGTGTGTATGAGAGAATGGAAGGTAACATAAAAGGGCTGATTGTTGATGAGAATGGTTTGGATGTTGTATTTTGGAAAAGGCTTCAAGATGGTAAGAACTCAAAAGAGGTATTGGGtaaaagtcacaaaaacaaagaaaacgaTCACGAAGGATATTATGATCAAAGGACACAACCTGAATCTAATGTTCAAGAAACTCCTTTGCTAAGAGGGTTATCTTCAAATTCTTCACATTTGAATATATTTCCTGTAGAACCATACACTATTATGAAGATTCCACcacctcatcctcctcctccaatTAATGGTTTTGATAAACTTGATTTTGTTAGCCATTCACAACCAAAACCACCCTCCATTTCTTCATCATCAACTCCTACACCACTTTCACCTTCCACTCCAAGAATCCAAGATAGAAAAAGTTCAGCACCTACACTGCCGCCACCTCCACCACCTCCGCCACCAATTCCAAAGAGCCAAGCAGTGCCACCACCATGTCCTCCACCAGTACCAGAAAGAAAGAGCCAAGCACCTCCACCACAACCTCCTCCTCTTCCACCAATTACTGGTAGAAAGAGCCAAGCCCCGCCACCGCCGCCTCCACCGATTCCTTCTAGAAAGGGGCCACCAAAGGGAGGAAATCCAAAGTCATCATCAAAACCAACTCCTACCCCTATTGAAGCACCATCATACTCGAGAAAAGGCAAATCTAAAGATGAAGATATGCAAGAAACCAGCAATCGTCAAGTGAAACTGAAGCCTCTGCATTGGGAtaaagtcaatgctaatcttgaTCACTCCATGGTTTGGGACAAAATTGACCGTGGCTCCTTCAG GGTCGATGATGATCTTATGGAAGCTCTCTTTGGCTATGTTGTTAACCACAACACCCCAAAAGCGAATGATTCAGGGAGTCCAAGCAAGGGTTCCTCTGCCTCAGCTCCATCAACAAAGGCATCCACCCTTCTTGACCCAAGAAAATCACAGAACACTGCCATTGTGTTGAAATCTCTTGCAATATCAAGAAAAGAAGTCTTTGATGCACTCCTTGATGGTCATGGCCTCAACACAGATACCATTGAAAAGCTTTCTAGAGTTGCTCCAACAGAAGAAGAGCAATCTCTAATACTCCAATACAGAGGAGATCCTGAAAACCTTCCTGCAGCGGAGTCCTTCCTGTATCATACTCTCAAAGCCGTTCCTTCGGCGTTTAAGCGCTTGAATGCCATGCTGTTCAGGCTGAACTATGATGCCGAGATTGTCGAAATCAAGGAGTTTCTGCAGACACTTGAGTTGGGATGTAAGGAGCTTAGGAACCAAGGAGTGTTCCTGAAGCTTCTTGAAGCAGTGCTTAAGGCCGGAAATCGCATGAATGCAGGTACTCATAGAGGTAATGCTCAAGCTTTCAACTTGGCTTCTCTTAGGAAACTTTCTGATGTGAAGAGCACCGATGGAAAAACCACATTGCTTCACTTTGTGGTTGAGGAAGTGGTCCGATCTGAAGGCAAACGTGCTGTTCTCAATCGAGACTACAGCGTGAGCCGAAGTAGCAGCAGAAGTAGAAGTAGCAGCAGTATTAGCAGTGGAAACACTGAGAATTCTGTTtcagatgaacaaagaaaaagggaatacatAATACTAGGATTGCCAATTGTTGGAGGGGTCAGTTCTGAGTTCTCCAATGTAAAGAAAGCAACACTAACAGATTACAAAAGTTTTGTTGGTTCAATCTCAGCACTTTCAGCAAGGATAGCTGAGATTCGAGAACTCGTTTTGAAGTGTGGAGGAAATGATAAAGGAGGGAATTTTGCAAGAGAAATGAACCGTTTTCTATCAGAAGCTGAGGAAGAAGTGAAATTGGTGAGTGAAGAACATGGAAGGGTGATGCAGCTTGTGAAGAAAACAACAGCTTATTATCAAGGAGGAGGGGCATGGAAAGAGAGTGAACAACCGCTTCAACTGTTTGAGATAGTGAAGGATTTTCTGGGAATGGTTGATCAAGCATGCATTGAGATTGCTCGTAACATGCAGAAGAGGAAGTGCACAAAGTAG
- the LOC140184854 gene encoding uncharacterized protein, with protein sequence MAKNFDDMFNEAFYGKRRRQNNTLIDNWIDESLLEDSEEEDINRSSIPTPRRRINRDREAGHDHLFQDYFADELVYIADIFRWIFRMRRHMILQIVNALSNVYPYFQQRVDATGRRGLSPLQKCTVAIRMLAYGVVADAVDDYVRIGKNTTIECLKKFVTGVILVFEEEYLRKSNPNDVRRLLQMAEGRGFPGMLGSIDCMYWQWKNCLKAWKGMYMSGYRRVATVVLEVVASSDPWIWHAFFGVSDSNNDINALDRSPVFDDILNDRAPEVNYTIVPRVT encoded by the coding sequence aTGGCTAAaaattttgatgatatgtttaatgaggctTTTTATGGCAAAAGAAGACGGCAAAATAACACACTCATAGATAACTGGATCGATGAGTCTTTACTCgaagattcagaagaagaagatatcaATAGAAGCTCTATCCCAACTCCTCGTAGACGGATCAACAGAGATCGAGAAGCAGGACATGATCACCTTTTTCAAGATTACTTTGCAGATGAACTGGTGTATATTGCTGACATTTTTCGATGGATATTTCGAATGAGAAGACATATGATCCTTCAGATAGTAAATGCTCTCTCAAACGTCTATCCGTATTTCCAACAGAGGGTTgatgcaactggaagaagaggcttgTCACCACTCCAAAAATGTACCGTTGCGATACGGATGTTAGCATATGGCGTAGTAGCTGAtgctgttgatgattatgtgcgcaTAGGCAAGAACACTACAATTGAATGCTTGAAAAAATTTGTTACAGGTGTCATTTTGGTGTTCGAGGAAGAATACTTGCGAAAATCAAATCCAAATGACGTACGACGCCTGCTACAAATGGCGGAGGGTCGTGGCTTTCCTGGCATGTTGGGTAGCATTGACTGCATGTATTGGCAATGGAAAAATTGTCTAAAGGCGTGGAAAGgtatgtacatgagtggttatcgtCGGGTTGCAACCGTAGTACTTGAGGTTGTAGCATCTTCAGACCCTTGGATATGGCATGCGTTCTTTGGGGTTTCTGATTCAAATAACGATATCAACGCGTTAGATCGTTCTCCAGTGTTCGATGATATTCTAAATGACCGTGCTCCGGAGGTAAATTATactattgttccgagggttacctga